A genomic stretch from Malus domestica chromosome 15, GDT2T_hap1 includes:
- the LOC103400624 gene encoding pentatricopeptide repeat-containing protein At2g22070-like, giving the protein MKARHSLRGAIDLLFSRGSATAETYTRLVLKCVRANDVAAAKRLQSHMDLHSFQPTKTFVHNRILQLYAKYGNLADARNLFDKMPKRDIYSWNSMLSAYAKSGSLEELGTMFDQMPSRDLVSYNTVIAGAVANGCLSKALEAFVKMQEEGLEPSEHTFVSMLQACTRLLNFRIGKQIHGRVVVRNLEGNAFLLNALIDMYAKCSGIDQARWLFDWLVDKDVVSWNLMIFRYLKNGQPEKCIDLFRAMQASGLKPDQVAVSNVISAYFQTGNIVEAKKEFDGIKEKDKICWTTMIVGYAQVGREEDALILFGKMLLENVRPDSFTISSIVSSSAKLSYLYHGRVVHGKAVHMGVVNNLLVSSALVDMYCKCGVTEDARVVFELMPSRNVVSWNALITGYVQNGKDLEALALYENMLQEDIKPNNVTFVGVLSACVHANLIEEGQKYFDSISEQSGTAPTMDHYACMVCLLGHSGCIDKAVCLIESMPYEPNSLIWSTLLSVCAVKGDIEHAEMAAKHLFEFEPLSAGPYIILSNMYATSRRWEDVARIRSLMKDKNVKKFPAYSWIEIDNNVHKFSSEDRTHPETQQIYEELNKLIRKLQESGFTPNTKLVLHNVGEEEKFESICYHSEKLALAFGLFKKPNARIPIRIIKNVRVCGDCHEFMKLVSQATGRAIILRDSKRFHHFNDGNCSCKNCW; this is encoded by the coding sequence ATGAAAGCTAGGCACAGTCTCCGCGGCGCCATAGACCTATTGTTCTCGCGCGGCAGCGCCACCGCCGAGACCTACACGCGGCTCGTGCTCAAATGCGTTCGAGCCAACGATGTCGCCGCAGCGAAGAGGTTGCAATCTCACATGGACCTTCACTCGTTTCAGCCCACCAAGACTTTCGTCCATAACAGGATCCTCCAGCTCTATGCAAAATACGGAAATCTTGCTGACGCCCGCAACCTGTTCGACAAAATGCCCAAGAGAGACATTTACTCGTGGAATTCCATGCTTTCTGCTTATGCGAAATCTGGGTCCCTTGAGGAATTGGGGACAATGTTTGATCAGATGCCTTCGCGGGATTTGGTCTCGTACAATACGGTGATTGCTGGGGCTGTGGCTAATGGGTGTTTGAGCAAGGCGTTGGAGGCTTTTGTGAAAATGCAAGAAGAAGGACTCGAGCCTTCGGAGCATACTTTTGTAAGCATGTTGCAAGCTTGCACCAGATTACTGAATTTTAGGATTGGGAAGCAAATTCATGGGAGAGTAGTTGTTCGTAATTTGGAAGGCAATGCGTTTCTTTTGAATGCGTTGATCGATATGTACGCCAAGTGCAGTGGCATTGATCAGGCTCGGTggttgtttgattggttggttgATAAGGATGTGGTGTCCTGGAATTTGATGATTTTCAGGTATTTGAAAAACGGGCAGCCTGAAAAATGCATTGATTTGTTTCGTGCAATGCAAGCATCAGGTTTGAAGCCTGACCAGGTTGCGGTGTCAAATGTTATCAGTGCTTACTTTCAAACCGGAAATATAGTAGAAGCAAAGAAGGAATTTGATGGGATCAAGGAGAAGGATAAGATTTGTTGGACAACAATGATAGTAGGATATGCACAGGTTGGCAGAGAAGAGGATGCTTTGATATTGTTCGGTAAGATGCTATTGGAAAATGTCAGGCCTGATAGTTTTACAATCTCAAGTATAGTTAGTTCCAGTGCAAAGTTATCGTATTTGTATCACGGACGGGTTGTTCATGGAAAGGCAGTGCATATGGGAGTCGTCAATAATTTGCTCGTGTCGAGTGCTCTGGTTGATATGTATTGCAAATGTGGAGTTACTGAAGATGCTCGTGTGGTTTTTGAATTGATGCCATCACGGAATGTGGTTTCTTGGAATGCTTTGATTACAGGGTATGTACAAAATGGGAAGGACCTAGAAGCCTTAGCCCTATATGAGAACATGCTACAAGAAGACATAAAGCCAAATAATGTTACTTTCGTAGGTGTTTTATCTGCTTGTGTCCATGCTAATTTGATTGAAGAAGGACAGAAGTATTTCGATTCAATAAGTGAACAAAGTGGTACGGCTCCCACTATGGACCATTATGCATGTATGGTGTGTCTCCTTGGCCATTCAGGTTGCATAGACAAAGCAGTATGTCTTATTGAAAGTATGCCTTATGAACCGAATAGTTTGATTTGGTCCACTCTTCTATCTGTTTGCGCAGTGAAAGGTGACATTGAACATGCCGAGATGGCAGCTAAGCATCTATTTGAATTTGAGCCACTCAGTGCTGGACCTTACATCATACTCTCCAACATGTATGCTACTTCTAGAAGATGGGAGGACGTGGCGCGTATAAGGTCTCTCATGAAGgacaaaaatgtcaagaagttTCCTGCTTACAGTTGGATTGAGATTGATAACAATGTTCACAAATTTTCATCAGAAGACCGAACTCATCCAGAAACACAACAAATTTACGAGGAACTGAACAAACTGATAAGGAAACTGCAGGAATCCGGGTTTACTCCCAACACGAAACTGGTTCTTCATAACGTTGGGGAGGAGGAGAAGTTTGAGTCCATCTGTTATCACAGCGAGAAACTTGCTCTTGCATTTGGTTTATTCAAAAAACCTAATGCAAGGATACCCATAAGGATCATAAAGAACGTCCGTGTTTGCGGAGATTGCCATGAGTTTATGAAGCTTGTGTCTCAAGCTACTGGAAGGGCTATCATCTTAAGAGATTCAAAAAGGTTTCACCATTTTAATGATGGGAATTGCTCCTGCAAGAACTGCTGGTGA
- the LOC139191722 gene encoding uncharacterized protein has protein sequence MANLAKLDFAGLDITGKNYLTWVLDTKIHLEAGNLRDTIREENNSSSQVMIFIRRHLDEGLKSEITSHMKLCGDAITEEDMLEKTFSTFHASNVLMQHQYRVQGFTKYNQLISILLVAEQNNELMMKNHQSRPTGSAPFPE, from the exons atggcgaacTTGGCGAAGCTTGATTTTGCTGGCCTGGACATTACTGGGAAGAATTATCTTACctgggtactggataccaagatccatctggaagcaggGAATCTTAGAGATACCATCAGGGAAGAGAACAACTCATCCTCTCAAGTCATGATCTTTATTCGTCGCCATCTTGATGAGGGACTAAAGagcga AATTACATCTCATATGAAACTCTGTGGGGATGCCATTACTGAGGAAGATatgctggaaaagactttcagcacatttCATGCATCTAACGTGCTCATGCAACATCAGTATAGAGTGCAAGGCTTCACTaaatacaaccagctgatatctaTACTCTTGGTAGCTGAACAAAACAATGAGCTcatgatgaaaaatcatcagtcccgacctactggatctGCACCATTCCCAGAATGA
- the LOC114821765 gene encoding dolichyl-diphosphooligosaccharide--protein glycosyltransferase subunit STT3A gives MEASQTSNGTTLRHAFGNVLSFFILILIGVLAFSIRLFSVIKYESVIHEFDPYFNYRVTQFLTKNGIYDFWNWFDDRTWYPLGRVIGGTVYPGLTLTAGSLWWFLNSLNIPLSVETICVFTAPIFSAFTSWATYLLTREVKGAGAGLTAAALIAMVPSYISRSVAGSYDNEAVAIFALIFTFYLYIKTLNTGSLFYATLNAIAYFYMVCSWGGYTFIINLIPMHVLLCIVTGRYSSRLYIAYAPLVVLGTLLAALVPVVGFNAVMTSEHFASFLVFIIIHVVAFVYYIKGILSPKMFKVAVTLVISIGLLVCLAVVAVLVALVASSPTKGWSGRSLSLLDPTYASKYIPIIASVSEHQPPTWPSYFMDINVLAFLVPAGIIACFSPLSDASSFVILYIVTSVYFSGVMVRLMLVLAPAACILSGIALSEAFDVFTRSIKFQLPGLTGPSQVDAGETSSESTVPQNEVPKTKTDKGADTLKERPSRKNRKKEKEPVEKPSIKSQIEKRLLVLPFEGSILAIFLLVLLGAFYVVHCVWAAAEAYSAPSIVLTSQSHDGLHVFDDFREAYAWLSHNTEVDDKVASWWDYGYQTTAMANRTVIVDNNTWNNTHIATVGTAMSSPEKAAWEIFNSLDVKYVLVVFGGLVGYPSDDINKFLWMVRIGGGVFPHIKEPDYLRDGQYRIDNQATPTMLNSLMYKLCYYRFVDTDGKGFDRVRRTEIGKKYFKLTHFEEVFTTHHWMVRLYKLKPPKNRIRGKTKKSKAKSSSTSSTKKSGTKRNPWH, from the exons GTATCCTCTTGGTCGTGTGATTGGTGGAACTGTTTACCCTGGATTGACCTTGACTGCAGGATCCCTATGGTG gtttttgaattctttgaacatTCCTCTTTCTGTGGAAACTATTTGCGTATTTACTGCACCTATATTCTCTGCTTTCACATCATGGGCGACTTACCTTCTGACTCGG GAAGTTAAGGGTGCTGGTGCTGGACTAACAGCTGCAGCTCTTATAGCCATG GTCCCATCATATATTTCTCGTTCTGTGGCTGGAAGCTATGACAATGAAGCTGTGGCTATTTTTGCTTTGATCTTCACTTTCTATCTATATATAAAG ACACTGAATACAGGATCCCTCTTTTATGCAACTCTTAATGCCATAGCATACTTTTACATG GTTTGCTCTTGGGGAGGCTACACATTTATTATTAACCTGATTCCAATGCATGTGCTTCTCTGCATTGTAACTGGTCGCTACTCGTCTCGTTTATACATTGCATATGCTCCTCTT GTGGTCTTGGGAACGTTGTTAGCTGCTTTGGTGCCGGTAGTTGGATTCAATGCAGTCATGACATCAGAACATTTTGCATCCTTCTTG gtttttattattatacatGTGGTCGCTTTCGTATACTATATCAAAGGGATTCTCTCTCCAAAAATGTTCAAAGTGGCTGTCACACTTGTTATATCCATTGGCCT GCTCGTATGTTTAGCTGTCGTAGCAGTACTCGTAGCTCTGGTAGCTTCAAGCCCAACAAAGGGATGGAGTGGGCGAAGTCTAAGTTTACTTGATCC AACTTATGCGAGCAAGTACATACCAATTATTGCTAGTGTTAGTGAGCACCAACCTCCTACTTGGCCCTCTTACTTTATGGACATTAATGTGTTGGCCTTCTTGGTTCCTGCTGGAATTATT GCATGCTTTTCACCTTTATCAGATGCAAGCTCTTTTGTGATCCTTTATATTGTAACGTCAGTATATTTCTCCGGAGTCATG GTGCGACTTATGCTGGTACTTGCTCCAGCAGCATGCATCTTGTCTGGGATTGCTCTCTctgaagcttttgatgttttcacACGATCAATCAAGTTTCAGTTACCTGGTTTAACAGGGCCTTCCCAAGTTGAT GCAGGGGAAACCAGCTCTGAGAGCACTGTACCCCAGAATGAAGTACCGAAAACAAAAACAGATAAAGGTGCCGACACATTAAAGGAGAGACCCTCAAGAAAGAacaggaagaaggaaaaggaaccaGTTGAAAAGCCTTCCATTAAATCTCAAATTGAAAAGAGGCTTCTGGTTTTACCATTTGAGGGATCCATTCTTGCTATTTTCCTCCTTGTGTTGCTTGGAGCCTTCTATGTG gttcaTTGTGTCTGGGCAGCAGCAGAAGCGTATTCAGCCCCATCTATTGTTCTAACATCTCAGTCACATGATGGTCTCCatgtttttgatgattttagaGAGGCTTATGCGTGGTTAAGCCACAACACTGAGGTGGATGATAAA GTCGCGTCTTGGTGGGATTATGGGTACCAAACTACTGCCATGGCTAATCGCACTGTCATTGTTGACAACAACACATGGAACAACACACATATCGCAACTGTGGGTACTGCCATGTCTTCTCCAGAAAAGGCTGCTTGGGAAATTTTCAACTCATTGGATGTAAAATATGTCCTCGTTGTTTTTGGAG GTCTTGTTGGCTACCCCAGTGATGATATTAATAAGTTCTTGTGGATGGTCCGGATTGGAGGGGGCGTATTCCCTCATATCAAGGAACCTGATTACCTA AGGGATGGACAGTATCGCATTGACAATCAGGCGACCCCCACCATGCTAAATTCTCTCATGTACAAGCTCTGTTATTACAG GTTTGTGGACACAGACGGTAAAGGCTTTGATAGGGTGAGGCGAACAGAAATCGGAAAGAAATATTTCAAACTGACTCATTTTGAAGAG GTATTCACAACTCACCACTGGATGGTTCGGTTATACAAACTAAAACCGCCAAAGAACAGGATCCGAGGAAAGACAAAGAAGTCAAAAGCG AAATCAAGCTCAACGAGTAGCACAAAGAAGAGTGGAACGAAAAGGAATCCTTGGCACTGA
- the LOC114821764 gene encoding protein unc-13 homolog, protein MAHILRDRVFGSSRRHSQNANPIPIPIQPAMPVHTVEGLPNPFGELGPTLSDSELRETVYQILVGACRSSGPKQLTYVPQPEKSDRSALTSLPSSLQRSTSSAASRFKKALGMKSASGRRLGGGDSVSQGKSKWTGTVWELVRVQMKVSEQTDTRVRRALLRVAAGQLGRRIECMVLPLELLQQFKSSDFPTQQEYEAWQRRNLRVLEAGLLLYPYLPLDKRDTAPQQLRKIIHGALDKPIETGKHTESMQLLYNVVMSLANRSVDGSVSETCHWADGFPLNLRLYQMLLESCFDPNEETSVVEELEEVFDLIKKTWVVLGINQMLHNLCFSWVLFHRYVTTGQVDNDLLLASSNLLAEVEQDAYGTKDPSYLKILSSTLSSILGWAEKRLLAYRDNFHSGNIEAMENILSLGLLSAKILVQDISHEYRRKRKETNVGYDRVDAYIRSSIRSAFAQALRQKLEKVGSSKRYSKSQNNLPVLTTLAQDVSELAFTEKEIFGPVLKRWHPLATGIAMATLHSCYGNELKQFVEGINDLTPDTIQVLRAADKLEKDLVQIAVEDLVDSEDGGMSIIREMPPYEAEAVIANLAKAWIRTRVDRLREWVDRNLHQEVWNPKANKERFAPSAVEVLRIIDDTLETFFMLPIPMHSVLVPELMIGLDKCIQHYILKAKSGCGTRNTFIPTLPALTRCSARSKYGVFKKKERLHISQRRKSQVGSTNGDSSFGIPQLCVRINTLQLIRMELGVFEKRIISHLGSSDTPWEDNITNGVGKMFELSTSACVEGIQQLCEATAYKVVFHDLSHVLWDGLYIVGVSSSRIEPFLQELEQYLEIISSTVHDRVRTRIITDVMRASFDGFLLVLLAGGPSRTFMRKDSDLIEEDFRFLTDLFWSNGDGLPADLIDKLSTTVKGILPLYGIDTDSLVEQLKRATLENYGSSAKSRLPMPPTTGEWNSNEPNTLLRVLCYRNDETAAKFLKKTYNLPKKL, encoded by the exons ATGGCTCACATTCTCAGAGACAGAGTATTCGGAAGCTCCAGACGACACTCCCAAAACGCCAATCCAATTCCTATTCCAATCCAACCCGCCATGCCCGTTCACACAGTTGAAGGCCTCCCCAACCCTTTTGGGGAACTGGGTCCGACCCTCTCGGATTCGGAGCTCCGGGAAACCGTCTACCAGATCCTAGTCGGAGCCTGCCGGAGCTCCGGGCCCAAACAGCTCACCTACGTCCCACAGCCCGAGAAGAGCGACCGGAGTGCTCTGACCTCGCTGCCGTCGTCGCTTCAGAGGTCGACGTCGTCGGCGGCGAGCCGGTTCAAGAAGGCGCTGGGTATGAAGTCGGCTTCTGGGAGGAGACTCGGTGGCGGTGACTCAGTGAGTCAGGGGAAGAGTAAGTGGACCGGGACGGTTTGGGAGCTCGTGAGAGTTCAGATGAAGGTTTCGGAGCAGACTGATACGAGGGTCCGGAGAGCACTTTTGAGGGTTGCTGCTGGTCAG CTTGGACGGCGAATAGAATGCATGGTATTGCCCCTTGAGCTATTACAGCAGTTCAAGTCTTCGGATTTTCCTACCCAACAAGAATATGAAGCTTGGCAGAGGAGAAACTTGAGGGTTCTCGAAGCCGGACTTCTTTTGTATCCTTATTTGCCTTTAGATAAGAGAGACACTGCTCCTCAACAACTCCGGAAGATTATTCACGGGGCCTTAGATAAACCCATAGAAACTGGAAAGCACACTGAGTCGATGCAACTTCTTTACAATGTTGTTATGTCTCTTGCTAACAGATCAGTTGACGGTTCTGTTTCCGAGACGTGCCACTGGGCTGATGGGTTTCCGTTGAACCTTAGGCTCTACCAAATGCTACTAGAATCGTGTTTTGACCCGAATGAAGAAACATCTGTTGTTGAAGAGCTTGAAGAGGTTTTTGACCTCATAAAGAAGACCTGGGTAGTCCTCGGAATAAACCAAATGCTGCATAATCTTTGTTTCTCGTGGGTTTTATTTCATCGTTATGTTACAACTGGCCAAGTAGATAACGACCTGCTGCTTGCGTCCAGTAACCTGTTGGCGGAAGTTGAGCAAGATGCCTATGGAACAAAAGATCCATCTTACTTGAAGATCTTAAGTTCGACATTGAGTTCGATACTGGGATGGGCTGAGAAAAGGCTTCTTGCTTACCGAGATAATTTCCACAGTGGCAATATAGAAGCAATGGAAAACATTCTCTCTCTGGGATTATTATCAGCAAAAATACTGGTTCAAGATATTTCTCATGAATACCGTAGGAAGAGGAAAGAAACTAATGTGGGTTATGACAGGGTTGATGCTTACATAAGATCATCAATACGCTCCGCTTTTGCGCAG GCATTAAGGCAGAAACTGGAAAAGGTAGGTTCTAGCAAGCGTTACTCGAAAAGCCAAAACAATCTTCCTGTCCTTACCACCCTTGCTCAAGATGTTAGCGAACTGGCTTTTACTGAGAAGGAGATATTTGGTCCAGTATTGAAGAGATGGCACCCTCTTGCAACAGGCATTGCTATGGCTACACTGCATTCTTGCTATGGAAATGAGCTAAAGCAATTTGTGGAGGGTATCAATGATTTGACGCCGGACACTATACAAGTGCTTAGAGCTGCTGACAAATTGGAAAAAGATCTTGTGCAGATTGCCGTCGAAGATTTAGTGGATAGTGAGGATGGCGGAATGTCAATCATAAGGGAGATGCCTCCTTACGAGGCTGAAGCTGTAATTGCCAATCTGGCAAAGGCTTGGATAAGGACAAGAGTAGACAGGCTGAGGGAATGGGTTGATAGAAATCTGCATCAAGAG GTATGGAATCCAAAGGCAAACAAAGAGCGGTTTGCTCCTTCTGCTGTTGAAGTTTTACGCATTATAGATGATACGTTGGAAACATTCTTTATGTTGCCGATACCCATGCATTCTGTATTGGTTCCAGAACTGATGATCGGTCTAGACAAATGTATTCAACATTATATCTTGAAGGCCAAATCTGGTTGCG GGACCCGAAACACTTTCATTCCCACTTTACCTGCTTTGACCAGATGCTCAGCAAGGTCAAAATATGGTGTGttcaagaaaaaggaaaggttGCATATAAGTCAGAGAAGGAAATCTCAGGTTGGAAGTACAAATGGGGACAGCTCATTTGGGATTCCGCAACTTTGCGTTCGCATTAATACTTTGCAGCTTATTCGAATGGAATTGGGAGTTTTCGAGAAGAGGATAATTTCCCATCTTGGGAGCTCTGATACCCCTTGGGAGGACAATATCACCAACGGAGTGGGCAAAATGTTTGAGCTTTCCACATCTGCTTGTGTTGAAGGGATCCAACAACTTTGTGAGGCAACAGCATACAAGGTCGTTTTCCATGACCTAAGTCATGTCCTTTGGGACGGCTTGTATATTGTGGGAGTTTCGTCGTCTAGGATTGAGCCATTTCTTCAGGAGCTTGAGCAATACTTGGAGATTATTTCGTCAACTGTGCATGACAGAGTTAGAACACGGATTATTACTGATGTAATGAGAGCTTCTTTTGACGGGTTCTTGTTGGTTTTGCTGGCTGGAGGACCTTCTCGCACTTTCATGCGGAAAGATTCTGACCTAATCGAGGAGGATTTTAGGTTTCTAACTGATTTATTCTGGTCGAACGGGGATGGACTGCCGGCTGATTTGATTGATAAGTTATCTACCACCGTTAAAGGTATCCTCCCTCTGTACGGTATTGATACTGACAGCCTTGTTGAACAGCTCAAACGTGCAACTCTGGAGAACTATGGATCTTCTGCTAAATCTCGGCTTCCAATGCCTCCAACTACGGGCGAGTGGAACTCCAACGAACCAAACACACTTCTACGTGTCTTGTGTTATCGGAATGACGAGACTGCAGCAAAGTTCCTTAAGAAGACTTATAACTTGCCTAAGAAGCTGTAA